From a region of the Bacteroidales bacterium genome:
- a CDS encoding TIGR01212 family radical SAM protein (This family includes YhcC from E. coli K-12, an uncharacterized radical SAM protein.) codes for MPEKPVKIFPWGNSRRIHAFSSYCIKTFGSRLQKLSIDAGFTCPNRDGTKGSGGCTFCVNNAFNPSYCKPEKSITQQINEGIEFHKNRYRRATKYIAYFQPFSNTYKDLGGLKKIYEEALTHPLISGISIGTRPDCVDDKKLDYLQQLGSKYFVAVEYGVESCNNKTLEIVNRGHTFETAAETIHKTAKRKIFTAAHFIFGFPGETTQDILNQAQVISQLPLNSIKIHQLQILKNTEMARLYKKNPSAFHLFKLDEYIELVIDFLERLNPNIMVERLSGEVPPHFLETSSWGLIRNDQVLQGIEKRMEERETWQGRLFIK; via the coding sequence TTGCCAGAAAAACCGGTAAAAATATTCCCCTGGGGTAACAGCAGACGTATTCATGCTTTTTCTTCATATTGCATAAAAACATTCGGCAGCCGTCTTCAAAAACTCAGTATTGATGCAGGCTTTACATGCCCAAACCGCGATGGTACAAAAGGCAGCGGCGGGTGTACTTTTTGTGTAAATAATGCTTTTAATCCGTCTTACTGCAAACCCGAAAAAAGTATTACACAGCAAATCAATGAAGGTATCGAATTTCATAAAAACCGTTACCGTAGGGCAACCAAATATATCGCTTATTTTCAGCCATTTTCCAATACATATAAAGACCTGGGCGGCTTAAAAAAAATTTATGAAGAAGCCCTTACACACCCTTTAATCTCAGGCATTTCGATAGGTACCCGCCCCGACTGTGTGGATGATAAGAAACTGGATTATCTTCAGCAACTCGGTTCAAAATATTTTGTAGCTGTTGAATATGGCGTTGAATCATGCAACAACAAAACATTAGAAATTGTTAACAGGGGACATACTTTTGAAACTGCTGCAGAAACAATCCATAAAACTGCAAAACGGAAAATTTTTACTGCAGCACATTTTATTTTCGGGTTTCCCGGAGAAACAACTCAGGATATACTTAACCAAGCACAAGTCATTTCACAATTGCCATTGAACAGTATCAAAATTCATCAACTGCAAATATTGAAAAATACCGAAATGGCTCGTCTGTATAAAAAAAATCCATCAGCTTTTCATCTTTTCAAACTTGATGAATACATTGAACTGGTAATTGATTTTCTTGAACGTTTAAATCCTAATATTATGGTTGAGCGTCTTTCCGGAGAGGTTCCTCCGCACTTTCTTGAAACAAGCTCGTGGGGACTGATACGCAATGACCAGGTACTGCAAGGTATTGAAAAACGTATGGAAGAAAGAGAAACCTGGCAGGGGCGTTTATTTATAAAATAA